A portion of the Candidatus Omnitrophota bacterium genome contains these proteins:
- a CDS encoding YbbR-like domain-containing protein, which produces MLKIKRFIMHNFWLKLLSLVFAVVTWFYVTWQLGRVRREEEKAIFSMIHYDVVLRELPVDLIIVGKPKEGYIIKESGITVEPKECIIVGPKNILGDVKTAKTVPIDISGYSKDIDRRVALAPIAGGITSEDEFIKIHIPIIKKNEPVKPQGAQ; this is translated from the coding sequence ATGCTGAAAATTAAAAGATTCATTATGCATAATTTCTGGCTTAAGCTGCTTTCGCTGGTTTTTGCCGTAGTGACGTGGTTTTATGTCACCTGGCAGCTTGGCAGGGTCAGGCGCGAAGAAGAGAAGGCTATATTCAGCATGATCCATTATGATGTCGTTTTAAGAGAACTACCGGTTGATTTGATAATAGTGGGTAAGCCGAAAGAGGGCTACATAATAAAGGAGAGCGGCATAACAGTTGAGCCTAAAGAGTGTATTATCGTGGGCCCTAAAAATATCCTGGGAGATGTGAAAACCGCGAAGACAGTACCCATAGATATAAGCGGCTATTCAAAAGATATTGACAGGCGCGTGGCGCTTGCTCCTATAGCGGGCGGCATTACCTCGGAAGATGAATTTATAAAGATACATATTCCTATTATAAAGAAGAATGAGCCGGTGAAGCCGCAAGGGGCGCAGTAG
- the cdaA gene encoding diadenylate cyclase CdaA encodes MEYAKMILNVSTLNVLRAVIEVGLLWIIYYMILIFIRGSRTVQLLKGLLLIIALLILTQQLGLSTVNWIITKILPLSVLALLIIFQPELRRGLARLGQFGATLREEKVLDEIVKAITILSKKKIGALIAIEREVGLRPYIESGIPLYSKVTSELINTIFMPNTPLHDGGIIVESDMIASAGCLFPLSQDPRLSKTMGMRHRAAIGLSEETDAIVIAVSEETGAISLALAGRLTRDLDKENLLKSLENSFGRDKRERRLLRFLRKKHAEN; translated from the coding sequence ATGGAGTACGCAAAGATGATTTTGAATGTTTCAACGCTTAATGTCCTGAGGGCGGTAATCGAGGTTGGCCTTCTTTGGATAATTTATTATATGATCCTTATATTTATAAGAGGGAGCAGAACCGTACAGCTTCTTAAGGGGCTTCTTCTTATAATAGCATTGCTCATCCTGACGCAGCAGCTTGGATTGTCAACGGTGAATTGGATAATCACGAAGATATTGCCGCTATCCGTTCTGGCCCTCCTTATTATATTTCAACCGGAACTGCGCAGAGGCCTTGCCAGGCTGGGGCAATTCGGCGCTACTTTGCGGGAAGAGAAGGTGCTTGATGAGATAGTCAAGGCCATAACCATACTTTCAAAAAAGAAGATAGGGGCGCTAATCGCGATAGAAAGAGAAGTGGGGCTGCGTCCTTACATAGAAAGCGGCATTCCTTTATATAGCAAGGTCACGAGCGAGCTTATAAATACGATCTTTATGCCAAACACGCCATTACATGACGGCGGCATAATAGTGGAATCCGATATGATCGCTTCCGCCGGATGCCTTTTTCCGCTTTCGCAGGACCCGCGCCTGAGTAAGACAATGGGCATGAGACATCGCGCCGCCATAGGGCTGTCGGAGGAGACCGACGCGATAGTAATAGCGGTTTCCGAAGAGACGGGCGCGATTTCATTGGCTCTAGCCGGCAGGCTTACGCGCGACCTGGACAAAGAAAACCTCTTAAAATCGCTGGAGAATTCTTTCGGCAGAGATAAACGGGAAAGGCGCCTTTTGAGATTTTTGAGGAAAAAACATGCTGAAAATTAA